Proteins encoded in a region of the Sphingopyxis sp. OAS728 genome:
- the thiE gene encoding thiamine phosphate synthase, translating to MKAPTCQLYLISPLDVGGDFPDRLAEALGAGPVAAFQFRVKDIDQHEAARLAEPLQALCAAHEVAFIVNDDVALAKRLDADGVHLGQDDGDPKEARKILGPQAQIGVTCHASRHLAMEAGEAGADYVAFGAFFPTTTKTVEHHADPEILEWWQGMFELPCVAIGGITVENAPVLIEAGADFLAVSGGVWAYPEGPAAAVRAFGALLDDQPAG from the coding sequence ATGAAAGCACCGACCTGCCAACTTTATCTCATTTCGCCGCTCGACGTCGGCGGCGATTTTCCGGATCGGCTCGCCGAAGCGCTGGGCGCCGGACCCGTTGCTGCGTTCCAGTTTCGCGTCAAGGACATCGATCAGCATGAGGCGGCGCGGCTTGCCGAGCCGTTGCAGGCGTTATGCGCCGCGCACGAGGTGGCGTTTATCGTCAATGACGACGTCGCGCTGGCCAAGCGGCTGGACGCCGATGGCGTCCATCTAGGGCAGGACGACGGCGATCCGAAGGAAGCGCGCAAGATATTGGGGCCGCAGGCGCAGATCGGCGTGACTTGTCACGCAAGCCGCCACCTCGCGATGGAAGCGGGCGAGGCGGGCGCCGATTATGTCGCATTTGGCGCCTTCTTCCCGACGACGACCAAGACGGTCGAGCATCACGCCGACCCCGAAATCCTCGAATGGTGGCAGGGTATGTTCGAACTGCCGTGCGTCGCGATCGGCGGAATTACCGTCGAAAATGCGCCGGTGCTGATCGAAGCGGGCGCCGATTTCCTTGCGGTGTCGGGCGGCGTCTGGGCATATCCCGAAGGACCGGCGGCCGCAGTGCGCGCATTCGGCGCTCTCCTCGACGATCAACCCGCTGGGTAA
- a CDS encoding OPT family oligopeptide transporter: MTDTTTPTSRGRELTIRAIVLGGILTLMFTAANVYLGLKVGLTFATSIPAAVISMALLRYMAGSTILENNIVQTIASAAGTLAAIIFVLPGLVMVGYWQGFPMLETTAITMLGGILGVLFSVPLRRALVVESDLPYPEGRAAAEVLQVGAASAEGAEENRAGLSALLWNSIVAAVFTLMTQMKLAGAEVARWFAVGSGATGVAGGLAFALFGVGHLVGLSVGMAQLVGMVTGWWVLLPILTQGGTGDAETLANTVFRADVRFFGAGVIAIAAIWTLIKIAGPVIGGIRSAMAASRARQGGQTLAIEEQDISINWVFGGSLALMLPIGWLLWTVLAGGPLAGSAMILIAGALLFIIVIGLMIASVTGYMAGLIGASNSPVSGIGILAIIASSLLLLGLLGRGGGEEEVAAMVAYALIVTGLVFGIATISNDNLQDLKTGQLVGATPWKQQVALIIGVIFGSLVVPPVLNVLNETVGFVGVPGAGPEALAAPQAGLISSLAKGVLGGDLNWTMLGYGVLAGIGFIIVDALLGRAGKLRLPPLAIGIGIYLPMAVILPVVIGAIGGWFYDRWASKRPNASFAHRMGVLTATGMIVGESLLGVFYAGTVYVTDNDAPLAITGDGYAPYAPWVGLTLFVVLVWASYRRTRRLVVATP; the protein is encoded by the coding sequence ATGACCGATACCACCACGCCGACCTCGCGCGGACGCGAACTGACGATCCGCGCGATTGTACTCGGCGGCATATTGACGCTGATGTTCACCGCGGCGAACGTCTATCTGGGGCTGAAGGTCGGGCTGACCTTTGCAACCTCGATTCCCGCGGCGGTGATTTCGATGGCGCTGCTGCGCTATATGGCCGGATCGACGATCCTCGAGAATAATATCGTCCAGACGATCGCGAGCGCCGCGGGCACGCTGGCGGCGATCATCTTCGTGCTCCCGGGCCTCGTCATGGTCGGCTATTGGCAGGGCTTTCCAATGCTGGAGACCACCGCGATCACGATGCTCGGCGGCATTTTGGGCGTGCTCTTTTCGGTGCCGCTGCGCCGCGCGCTGGTGGTCGAATCGGACCTTCCCTATCCCGAAGGCCGCGCGGCCGCCGAAGTGCTGCAGGTGGGCGCTGCCAGCGCCGAGGGTGCCGAGGAAAATCGCGCTGGGCTGTCGGCCTTGCTGTGGAACAGCATCGTCGCCGCCGTCTTTACCCTGATGACCCAGATGAAACTTGCAGGCGCAGAAGTCGCGCGCTGGTTTGCGGTCGGCAGCGGCGCGACGGGGGTCGCGGGCGGGCTTGCCTTCGCGCTGTTCGGCGTCGGGCATCTCGTTGGCCTGTCGGTCGGCATGGCGCAGCTTGTCGGGATGGTCACCGGCTGGTGGGTGTTGCTCCCGATCCTGACGCAGGGCGGGACAGGCGATGCCGAGACGCTGGCGAACACCGTATTTCGCGCCGACGTCCGTTTCTTTGGCGCGGGTGTAATTGCGATCGCGGCGATCTGGACGCTGATCAAGATTGCGGGGCCGGTCATCGGTGGCATCCGCTCGGCGATGGCGGCGAGCCGCGCGCGGCAGGGCGGGCAGACGCTGGCGATCGAGGAACAGGATATCTCGATCAACTGGGTGTTCGGCGGATCGTTGGCGCTGATGCTGCCGATCGGCTGGCTGCTCTGGACCGTGCTCGCGGGCGGACCGCTCGCCGGATCGGCGATGATCCTCATCGCGGGCGCGCTGCTCTTCATCATTGTGATCGGGCTGATGATCGCGTCGGTCACCGGCTATATGGCGGGGCTGATCGGTGCGTCGAACTCGCCGGTATCGGGAATCGGCATCCTCGCGATCATCGCGTCGTCGCTGCTCCTGCTCGGCCTGCTCGGTCGGGGCGGCGGCGAGGAAGAAGTCGCCGCGATGGTCGCCTATGCGCTGATCGTTACCGGCCTGGTGTTCGGTATCGCGACGATTTCGAACGACAACCTCCAGGATTTGAAGACCGGCCAGCTCGTCGGTGCGACGCCGTGGAAGCAGCAGGTCGCGCTGATCATCGGCGTGATTTTCGGCTCGCTCGTCGTCCCGCCGGTGCTCAATGTGCTCAACGAGACCGTTGGCTTTGTCGGCGTCCCCGGTGCGGGGCCCGAAGCGCTGGCGGCGCCGCAGGCGGGGCTGATTTCGTCGCTGGCTAAGGGCGTGCTCGGCGGCGACCTCAACTGGACGATGCTCGGTTATGGCGTGCTCGCGGGAATCGGCTTCATCATCGTCGACGCGCTGCTCGGCCGCGCGGGCAAGCTGCGGCTCCCGCCCTTGGCCATCGGGATCGGTATCTACCTGCCGATGGCGGTGATCCTGCCCGTCGTGATCGGCGCGATTGGCGGCTGGTTCTATGATCGCTGGGCATCGAAGCGCCCGAACGCGAGCTTCGCGCATCGCATGGGCGTGCTGACCGCAACGGGAATGATCGTCGGCGAAAGCTTGCTCGGCGTCTTTTACGCCGGCACCGTCTATGTGACCGACAATGACGCGCCGCTGGCGATAACCGGCGACGGCTATGCGCCCTATGCGCCGTGGGTCGGGCTGACCCTGTTCGTTGTGCTTGTATGGGCCAGCTATCGGCGCACGCGCCGCCTTGTCGTCGCGACGCCCTGA
- the efp gene encoding elongation factor P, with the protein MKITGVEIRPGNIIEYEGGIWKVTKIQHTQPGKGGAYMQVEAKNLIDGRKLNNRFRSADTVEKVRLDTKDFQFLYAEGDDLVFMDKDSFEQINIGKDVVGEAHEFLQDGMDVVLELWEERPISVELPETIEATIVEADAVVKGQTASSSYKPAILDNGVRVMVPPHITSGTKIVVHVYDREYVRRAD; encoded by the coding sequence ATGAAAATCACCGGCGTTGAAATCCGTCCCGGCAATATTATCGAATATGAAGGTGGCATCTGGAAGGTCACCAAGATCCAGCACACCCAGCCGGGCAAGGGCGGCGCCTATATGCAGGTCGAAGCCAAGAACCTCATCGACGGGCGCAAGCTCAACAACCGTTTCCGCAGCGCCGACACGGTCGAAAAGGTCCGCCTCGACACCAAGGATTTCCAGTTCCTTTATGCCGAGGGCGACGACCTGGTGTTCATGGACAAGGACAGCTTCGAGCAGATCAACATCGGCAAGGACGTCGTCGGCGAAGCACATGAATTCCTGCAGGACGGCATGGACGTCGTGCTCGAACTTTGGGAAGAGCGCCCGATCTCGGTCGAACTGCCCGAAACGATCGAAGCGACGATCGTCGAGGCCGATGCGGTGGTGAAGGGGCAGACTGCCTCGTCGTCGTACAAGCCCGCGATCCTCGACAATGGTGTGCGCGTGATGGTGCCGCCGCACATCACGAGCGGAACGAAGATCGTCGTGCATGTGTACGACCGCGAATATGTCCGCCGCGCCGACTGA
- a CDS encoding inositol monophosphatase family protein, whose amino-acid sequence MAVSGIITVMERAARKAGTKLRRDFGEIEHLQVSQKGPADFVSKADQAAERTLYDELGRDRPGWGFVLEEGGIIEGEPGKPRFIIDPLDGTSNFLHAIPHFAISIAVQEPKPGGGWGDVTAALVYQPITDESYWAERGRGAWLHDRRLRVASRRHLNECLISTGIPYMGHGNMAQWSRIFGAVAPEVAGIRRFGAASLDLAWVAAGRYDGFWESDLQVWDVAAGMLLVREAGGFVSDFRGGDRAIERSEFIAGSAAVHSKLQKLVAGALRNA is encoded by the coding sequence ATGGCCGTATCAGGCATCATCACCGTTATGGAACGCGCCGCGCGCAAGGCCGGCACGAAGCTGCGCCGCGACTTCGGCGAGATCGAGCATCTGCAGGTTTCGCAAAAGGGCCCCGCGGACTTCGTTTCGAAGGCCGATCAGGCTGCCGAGCGCACGCTCTATGACGAGCTCGGCCGCGATCGTCCGGGCTGGGGCTTTGTGCTCGAAGAAGGCGGGATTATCGAAGGCGAGCCCGGCAAGCCGCGCTTCATCATCGATCCGCTCGACGGCACCTCGAACTTCCTCCACGCGATCCCGCATTTCGCGATCTCGATCGCGGTGCAGGAACCCAAGCCCGGCGGCGGCTGGGGCGACGTCACCGCGGCGCTCGTCTATCAGCCGATCACCGACGAAAGCTATTGGGCCGAACGCGGCCGTGGCGCCTGGCTGCACGACCGCCGCCTGCGCGTCGCGTCGCGCCGCCACCTCAACGAATGCCTCATCTCGACCGGCATCCCGTACATGGGCCACGGCAATATGGCGCAGTGGAGCCGCATTTTCGGTGCAGTTGCACCCGAAGTCGCCGGCATCCGCCGTTTCGGCGCCGCCAGCCTCGACCTCGCATGGGTCGCCGCAGGCCGTTACGACGGTTTCTGGGAAAGCGACCTGCAGGTCTGGGACGTCGCCGCGGGCATGCTGCTCGTTCGCGAAGCCGGCGGCTTCGTCAGCGATTTTCGTGGTGGTGACCGCGCGATCGAGCGCAGCGAATTCATCGCCGGCAGCGCCGCGGTGCATTCGAAGCTGCAGAAGCTCGTCGCGGGCGCGCTCCGCAACGCCTGA
- a CDS encoding YbjN domain-containing protein, whose product MTTRAAIALAGAALFSATPAQAELINASNPATIKAILESQGWPATLVSKAGDDPYLESNRNGLKFLVLFMNCEEGKKCKTLQYYMGFSDAKGVSLDKLNKWNKDKRFARAYKDDEGDPVLEMDVDLDFQGIPRENVGETFNTWASLMDSFREYVFEK is encoded by the coding sequence ATGACCACTCGCGCCGCGATCGCCTTGGCCGGCGCCGCGCTTTTCTCGGCGACTCCGGCCCAAGCCGAACTGATCAACGCGTCGAATCCCGCAACGATCAAGGCGATTCTCGAGTCGCAGGGTTGGCCCGCGACACTGGTCAGCAAGGCCGGCGACGATCCCTATCTCGAAAGCAATCGCAACGGCCTCAAATTCCTCGTCCTCTTCATGAACTGCGAAGAGGGCAAGAAGTGCAAGACGCTGCAATATTATATGGGGTTCAGCGACGCGAAGGGCGTCTCGCTCGACAAGCTCAACAAGTGGAACAAGGACAAGCGCTTCGCCCGCGCCTACAAGGACGACGAGGGCGATCCGGTGCTCGAAATGGACGTCGATCTCGATTTCCAGGGCATCCCGCGCGAGAATGTCGGTGAGACCTTCAACACCTGGGCGTCGCTGATGGACAGCTTCCGCGAGTATGTTTTCGAGAAATGA
- a CDS encoding NADH-quinone oxidoreductase subunit A, with protein MVDLTQYLPILIFLVVAVGLSSAFVFLPMGVARLTGAHKPDPAKLTEYECGFPAFEDARSQFDVRFYLVAILFIIFDLEAAFLFPWAVSLEEIGWAGWATMMIFLAELTLGLVYAWKKGALDWE; from the coding sequence ATGGTCGATCTGACGCAATATTTGCCGATTCTGATCTTTCTGGTCGTCGCCGTCGGCCTGTCCTCCGCCTTCGTGTTTCTACCGATGGGCGTCGCGCGGCTGACCGGGGCGCACAAGCCCGATCCGGCGAAACTGACCGAATATGAATGTGGCTTCCCGGCGTTCGAGGACGCGCGCAGCCAGTTCGACGTGCGTTTTTACCTCGTCGCCATCCTCTTCATCATCTTCGATCTCGAAGCCGCCTTCCTCTTTCCCTGGGCCGTCAGCCTTGAGGAAATCGGCTGGGCCGGCTGGGCCACGATGATGATTTTCCTCGCCGAACTCACGCTCGGCCTTGTGTACGCGTGGAAAAAAGGCGCGTTGGATTGGGAATGA
- a CDS encoding NuoB/complex I 20 kDa subunit family protein → MSTSSIIMPGQMPVAPGTNPDQSFFDDLNSEVGDKGFLVTSTEDLFNWARTGSLWWMTFGLACCAVEMIHVNMPRYDMERFGAAPRASPRQSDVMIVAGTLCNKMAPALRRVYDQMSNPKYVISMGSCANGGGYYHYSYSVVRGCDRIVPVDIYVPGCPPTAEALLYGVMQLQRKIRRTGTIER, encoded by the coding sequence ATGAGCACTTCCAGCATCATCATGCCCGGCCAGATGCCGGTCGCCCCGGGGACGAACCCCGACCAGAGCTTTTTCGACGACCTCAACAGCGAAGTCGGCGACAAGGGCTTCCTCGTCACCTCGACCGAGGATCTGTTCAACTGGGCGCGCACCGGCTCTTTGTGGTGGATGACCTTTGGCCTCGCGTGCTGCGCGGTCGAGATGATCCACGTCAACATGCCGCGCTATGACATGGAGCGGTTCGGCGCCGCACCGCGCGCATCGCCGCGCCAGTCCGACGTGATGATCGTCGCGGGTACGCTCTGCAACAAGATGGCCCCGGCACTGCGCCGCGTTTACGACCAGATGTCGAACCCGAAGTACGTCATCTCGATGGGCAGCTGCGCCAATGGCGGCGGCTATTATCACTACAGCTATTCGGTTGTACGCGGCTGCGACCGTATCGTGCCCGTGGACATCTATGTCCCCGGCTGCCCGCCGACAGCCGAAGCTCTGCTTTACGGCGTGATGCAGTTGCAGCGGAAGATCCGCCGCACCGGGACGATCGAACGCTGA
- a CDS encoding NADH-quinone oxidoreductase subunit C — protein sequence MAHPAPLVAPRETLAAELKALLGADLLEHVFTVDEDSITVTRDAIAGVMIALRDNLEYQQMMEIAGVDYPDRAERFEVVYHLLSVTRNHRLRVRVSTDEATPVPTIVPVWPNAGWLEREVFDMYGVLFAGNPDLRRILTDYGFQGHPQRKDFPLTGYIELRYSEEDKRVVYEPVKLAQDFRNFDFLSPWEGADYVLPGDEKAGGTGEAPGKGAPTPMTAAEVKKADDKAKAPPPPTPKTTEKPEQTGAGAKANIKAAKTSRDGAKATTAAKAKTPATKKAEKAPAKPRAPRKPKAGGDA from the coding sequence ATGGCTCATCCTGCTCCTCTCGTCGCGCCGCGCGAAACGCTGGCGGCCGAGCTCAAGGCGCTGCTTGGCGCCGACCTGCTCGAACATGTCTTCACCGTCGACGAAGACAGCATCACCGTGACGCGCGATGCGATCGCGGGCGTGATGATCGCGCTCCGCGACAATCTCGAATATCAGCAGATGATGGAGATCGCGGGGGTCGATTACCCCGATCGCGCCGAGCGGTTCGAAGTCGTCTATCACCTGCTCAGCGTCACACGGAATCACCGTTTGCGCGTTCGCGTGTCGACCGACGAGGCGACGCCCGTGCCGACGATCGTTCCCGTCTGGCCGAATGCCGGCTGGCTCGAACGCGAAGTGTTCGACATGTACGGTGTGCTCTTCGCGGGCAATCCGGATCTCCGCCGCATCCTGACCGACTATGGTTTCCAGGGGCACCCGCAGCGCAAGGACTTCCCGCTGACCGGCTATATCGAGCTGCGTTATTCCGAAGAAGATAAGCGCGTCGTGTACGAGCCGGTGAAGCTCGCACAGGATTTCCGCAACTTCGACTTCCTCTCCCCCTGGGAAGGCGCCGACTATGTGCTGCCCGGCGATGAAAAGGCCGGCGGCACGGGCGAAGCACCGGGCAAGGGCGCGCCGACGCCGATGACGGCGGCCGAGGTCAAGAAGGCGGACGACAAGGCGAAGGCTCCGCCGCCGCCGACCCCGAAGACCACCGAAAAGCCCGAGCAGACCGGGGCAGGGGCGAAGGCCAATATCAAGGCCGCGAAGACCAGCCGCGACGGCGCAAAGGCGACCACGGCCGCAAAGGCGAAAACGCCCGCGACGAAGAAGGCTGAAAAGGCGCCCGCCAAGCCGCGCGCGCCGCGCAAGCCCAAAGCAGGAGGTGACGCATGA
- a CDS encoding NADH-quinone oxidoreductase subunit D, with protein sequence MFEGYPVDTADTAGDQAVTNYTINFGPQHPAAHGVLRMVMELDGEIIERVDPHVGLLHRGTEKLIEYKTYLQALPYFDRLDYCSPLGMEHSYVLAIEKLLDLEVPARAQYLRTMFAELTRICNHMLNIGSHVMDVGAMTPNLWVFELREDCLNFFERASGARMHSAYFRPGGVHQDVPERLLYDIGEWVEKRLPKLFGDAMSLVIDNRIFKQRNVDIATVSKEDALAWGFSGPMIRGSGIAWDLRKSQPYDAYAAMEFDIPVGTRGDCYDRFMVRVEEVYQSAKIIKQCLRDMPTGPIASLDRKVVPPKRGEMKQSMESLIHHFKLYTEGFHVPAGEVYVATESPKGEFGVYLVSDGTNKPYRCKIRPTAFSHLQAMDMMSKGHMLADTTAIIGAIDVVFGECDR encoded by the coding sequence ATGTTCGAAGGCTATCCGGTCGACACCGCCGACACCGCGGGCGATCAGGCCGTTACCAACTACACGATCAACTTCGGCCCGCAGCACCCTGCGGCGCACGGCGTTCTGCGCATGGTGATGGAGCTCGACGGCGAGATCATCGAGCGCGTCGACCCGCACGTCGGGCTGCTGCATCGCGGCACCGAGAAGCTGATCGAGTATAAGACCTATCTGCAGGCTTTGCCCTATTTCGACCGGCTCGACTATTGTTCGCCGCTCGGGATGGAGCATTCGTACGTTCTCGCGATCGAGAAATTGCTCGACCTCGAAGTGCCGGCGCGTGCGCAATATCTGCGCACGATGTTCGCGGAGCTGACGCGCATCTGCAATCATATGCTCAACATCGGGTCGCACGTGATGGACGTCGGCGCGATGACGCCGAACCTCTGGGTGTTCGAGCTGCGCGAGGATTGCCTCAACTTCTTCGAGCGTGCCTCGGGCGCGCGTATGCACAGCGCCTATTTCCGTCCGGGCGGCGTCCATCAGGACGTTCCCGAGCGGCTGCTCTACGACATCGGCGAATGGGTCGAAAAGCGCCTGCCGAAGCTGTTCGGCGACGCGATGAGCCTCGTCATCGACAACCGCATCTTCAAGCAGCGCAACGTCGACATCGCGACGGTGTCGAAGGAGGACGCGCTGGCATGGGGCTTCTCGGGCCCGATGATCCGCGGCAGCGGCATCGCATGGGATCTGCGCAAGTCGCAGCCCTATGACGCCTACGCGGCGATGGAGTTCGACATTCCCGTCGGCACGCGCGGCGACTGCTACGACCGCTTCATGGTGCGTGTCGAGGAAGTCTATCAGTCCGCGAAGATCATCAAACAATGCCTGCGCGACATGCCCACGGGCCCGATCGCCAGCCTCGACCGCAAGGTCGTCCCGCCGAAGCGCGGCGAGATGAAGCAGTCGATGGAATCGCTGATCCACCACTTCAAGCTCTATACCGAGGGCTTCCACGTCCCCGCGGGCGAAGTCTATGTGGCGACCGAGAGCCCCAAGGGCGAATTCGGCGTCTATCTGGTCAGCGACGGCACCAACAAGCCGTACCGCTGCAAGATCCGCCCGACGGCGTTTTCGCATCTTCAGGCGATGGACATGATGTCGAAAGGCCACATGCTCGCCGATACCACTGCAATTATCGGCGCCATTGACGTCGTTTTCGGAGAGTGTGACCGCTAA
- a CDS encoding complex I 24 kDa subunit family protein, with product MADAPQIPDEAEVRARWGAFAWTAENAEKAKQVIARYPAGRQRSAVMPLLDLAQRQVGAETQTQGWLPVPVIEYVAAQLDMPFIRAYEVATFYTMYNLVPVGRYHVQVCGTTPCLLRGSDDVMAACKNRGMVKGKTTPDGLFTLTEVECMGTCTNAPMVQINDDNYEDLDYDSTVRILDALAAGEQPKAGTQLANRHTSEPDGGPTTLKEMVKANHDYRKEW from the coding sequence ATGGCCGACGCACCGCAAATTCCAGATGAAGCCGAAGTCCGCGCGCGCTGGGGCGCGTTCGCATGGACGGCGGAAAATGCCGAAAAGGCGAAGCAGGTCATCGCGCGTTACCCTGCGGGGCGTCAGCGTTCGGCGGTGATGCCTTTGCTCGACCTCGCGCAGCGCCAGGTCGGCGCCGAGACGCAGACGCAGGGCTGGCTGCCCGTGCCGGTGATCGAATATGTCGCCGCGCAGCTCGATATGCCCTTCATCCGCGCCTATGAGGTCGCGACCTTCTACACCATGTATAATCTCGTCCCCGTCGGCCGCTATCATGTGCAGGTCTGCGGCACGACGCCGTGCCTGCTGCGCGGGTCGGACGATGTCATGGCCGCGTGCAAGAACCGCGGCATGGTCAAGGGCAAGACGACGCCCGACGGCCTGTTCACGCTGACCGAGGTCGAGTGCATGGGCACCTGCACCAACGCGCCGATGGTCCAGATCAACGACGATAATTACGAAGACCTCGACTATGACAGCACCGTGCGCATCCTCGATGCGCTCGCTGCGGGCGAGCAGCCGAAGGCCGGGACGCAGCTTGCGAACCGTCACACGAGCGAACCCGATGGCGGCCCGACGACGCTGAAGGAAATGGTCAAGGCCAACCACGATTATCGGAAGGAATGGTAA
- the nuoF gene encoding NADH-quinone oxidoreductase subunit NuoF translates to MLADKDRIFTNLYGFQPWNLKSAQARGDWDNTKDLMKRGQDAIIEEIKASGLRGRGGAGFPTGLKWSFMPKEPRADRPSFLVINADESEPGSCKDREIIRHDPHKLIEGALIAGFAMRARAAYIYIRGEFIREAETLFAAVQEAYDAGLLGKNAAKSGYDFDVFVHRGAGAYICGEETAMIESLEGKKGQPRLKPPFPAGAGLYGCPTTVNNVESIAVVPTILRRGASWFSSFGRENNKGTKLFQISGHVERPCVVEEEMGITFRELIDKHCGGIRGGWDNLLAVIPGGSSVPLVPAAEIMDAPMDFDGLKAVGSGLGTAAAIVMDKSTDVVQAISRISYFYKHESCGQCTPCREGTGWMWRVMERLRTGDADISEIDTLFDVTKQVEGHTICALGDAAAWPIQGLIKHFRPEIERRIRENGGALEAAE, encoded by the coding sequence ATGCTGGCCGATAAGGATCGCATCTTCACCAATCTCTACGGTTTCCAGCCGTGGAACCTCAAATCCGCGCAGGCGCGCGGCGATTGGGATAACACCAAGGATCTGATGAAGCGCGGCCAGGACGCGATCATCGAAGAGATCAAGGCATCGGGCCTCCGCGGCCGTGGCGGCGCAGGATTCCCGACGGGGCTCAAATGGTCGTTCATGCCGAAGGAGCCGCGCGCCGATCGCCCGAGCTTCCTCGTCATCAACGCCGACGAATCCGAGCCCGGTTCGTGCAAGGACCGCGAAATCATCCGTCACGATCCGCACAAGCTGATCGAAGGCGCGTTGATCGCAGGCTTCGCGATGCGCGCGCGCGCCGCCTATATCTACATCCGCGGCGAGTTCATCCGCGAGGCCGAGACGCTCTTCGCTGCGGTGCAGGAGGCGTATGACGCCGGCTTGCTCGGCAAGAATGCCGCGAAGTCGGGTTATGATTTCGACGTCTTCGTCCACCGCGGCGCCGGCGCCTATATCTGCGGCGAAGAAACCGCGATGATCGAAAGCCTCGAAGGCAAGAAGGGGCAGCCGCGCCTGAAGCCGCCGTTCCCCGCGGGTGCCGGCCTCTATGGCTGCCCGACGACGGTGAACAATGTGGAATCGATCGCGGTCGTCCCGACGATCCTCCGCCGCGGCGCCTCGTGGTTCTCGTCCTTCGGGCGCGAGAACAACAAGGGCACCAAGCTCTTCCAGATCTCGGGCCATGTCGAGCGCCCGTGCGTCGTCGAGGAAGAGATGGGCATCACCTTCCGCGAACTGATCGACAAGCATTGCGGCGGTATTCGCGGCGGCTGGGACAATCTGCTCGCAGTGATCCCCGGCGGTTCGTCGGTTCCGCTCGTCCCCGCGGCCGAAATCATGGACGCACCGATGGACTTCGACGGGCTGAAGGCCGTCGGTTCGGGCCTCGGCACCGCAGCCGCGATCGTGATGGACAAGTCGACGGACGTCGTTCAGGCGATCAGCCGCATCAGCTATTTCTACAAGCATGAAAGCTGCGGCCAGTGCACGCCGTGCCGCGAAGGCACCGGCTGGATGTGGCGCGTGATGGAGCGTCTGCGCACCGGCGATGCCGACATCAGCGAGATCGACACCTTGTTCGACGTGACCAAGCAGGTCGAGGGCCACACGATCTGCGCGCTCGGCGATGCCGCGGCATGGCCGATCCAGGGCCTGATCAAGCATTTCCGCCCCGAAATCGAACGCCGCATCCGCGAGAATGGCGGCGCGCTGGAGGCCGCGGAATGA